The window GCCAGCTGCGCCTCCCGGATGACATCCAGATACCACTGGCTGTAATCTTCATGGCGAGGGGTGATCCGACCCATCGTCCGGCCTCCTTACGCCGCGAAGGATCTCCTGCCTTCCCCAAGGATCTAAGGCTTATTGTAGCGGCCCCAAAGGGCCCTTTCAAGCCACCTTCCCCGCTGGTATACTTGGACTTTGACGGATCCAACAGGCGGGAGACCCGCGGTGGGGGAAGAGCGCCTGCGGTATGAACAGGCGTTGCAGCGCGGCCATGCCGCGCTCTGGCAGAAGCAGTGGGCGGCGGCCATCGCGGCTTATCGCGAGGCCCTGACGGTGGCGCCGGAGGAGCCGGAGGCCCTGACCGGGCTGGGCCTGGCCTGTATGGAGGCCGGGCGCTATGAAGAGGCTCTGGAGGCCTTCCGGCAGCTGGAGCGCCTCCGCCCCGAGGATCCCGCGCCGGTGTGGCGCCTCGCCGAGGTGCATCAGCGCGCCGGCCGGGCGGCGGAGGCGGCGGCCCATTACCACCGGGCCGGCCGGATGTTCGCCGATCGCGGCGATCTTCGACGCGCCATCCAGGCATGGGCCCAGGCCGTCCGCCTGGATCCGGGCCGGATCGAGACGCTGGAGGCCCTGGCCCGGGCGTATCGCCAGCTGGATCAGCGGGAGGCGGCGATCCGGGTGGATCTGGCCCTCGCCCGCGCCTGGATCCAGCAAGGGGACCTGCAGCGGGCCCTCGAGGCCATCGACGCCGCCCTCGCCCTGGATCCGGATCATCCGCAGGCCTTGCAGGCCCGGGACTGGCTGCGCGTCCAGCTGGCCCGGCGGACCGGCACCGGTCCATTGCCCCGGCCGACGTCCAGGGCCGAAAGCGCCGAGGCGGAGCAGACCCGGGCTGAGGCCCTCTGGATGCTGGCCCCGGAGGAGGCCGAAGCCCCTGCGGATCCGATCCGCCGCGCCCTCTCCCAAGCGCTCCGGGAGCTGGCGGATCTCGTGTTCTCGGAGGAGCCGGGTTCGTTTTCTGAATCCGAGTGGTTCCGGATCCATGCCCTCCTGGGCCGGGCGGTGGACGCCCACGCCCAGGGCCAGCTGCGGGAGGCGCTGGCCTTCTACGAACAGGTGCGCGCCGCCGGGCTGGAGCACCCGGCCCTCCCCTTCGCCATCGGCGCCGCGCTGGCCGAGCTCCGGCGTTGCGAGGAAGCCGCCTCGTATCTCCGGCGCGCCACGGATGTCCCCACCTATGCCTTCGCCGGTCTCCTCCTGCTGGCCCGCTGTGAGGAACGGCAGGGCGCGGCGGCGTCCGCCGCCCTGCGCTACCTGGAGGCCCTGGAGTCCCTGGATCAGGAGCTGGCCCGGGAGGAAAGCCAGGAGGTCCTCCGGGAGCGCTATCGCTTCCTGCGCTCCTGGCTCCCCCGGCATCCAGATCGTCAGGCGGCCCTCCTGGAGGGGGCCCGTCAGATCCTGGAGAGCCCGACCTGGGAGGATCGGATCCTCTGGATCCGCCAGGCGCTGGATCAATGGACTGCCGGCACGCCGTTCCGGCTCACCCTGGCCGACGCCCTCCTCTCTCCCCAGGGGGAGCGGGTGCTCCTGGATCTGGGGCAAACCTATACGTGGGCCCAGCTGGGCCTGTTCTACAGCGCGCTGGAGGAGGCGTTGCGGATCCTGGCCGGCGCCCCCTTCGCCCCGCTGACCCATCTCATCCTCGGGCAGCTGCTGGTCTGGAGCCGCCACATCCCGGCGGCGGCGAACAAATTCCGGATCCTGGGGGCCTATTTCCTGCATCTGGAAGATCCCTATATGGCCCTCGCCGCCTTCGAGCAGGTCACCCGGCTGGCTCCCATGGATCTGGCGGCTCTGGAACGGCTGCTGCAGCTCGCCCAGACCCTGGGCGATGCGCCGCGGGCGCTGCAGGCCTTCTGCGGCTTGGTGGACGCGCATATGCAGATGGCGGATCTGGAACAGGCGGAGCGAATCGGCCGGGAGGGGCTGGCGTGGGCTTCCCGCCATGGGCTCCCCGGCTCGACGCTGTCGCCCCTCCTCCGCCGGCTGGTGGAGATCGCCGTCCAGCGTCTGGACTGGAACGGGGCGATCGAACACCTGGAGCGGTTGCGAGCCCTCGCCCCGGAGGACCTGGAGGCCCGCTGGGGCCTGGTGGAGGCCTACCTGCGGGCGAACCGCAAGGATGCGGCGGTGCAGGAACTGCAGCAGCTGGTGGAGCGGGCGCGGGCCGCCGGGCGGCTGGCGGAGGCGGCCCGGAACCTGGAGGAGCTCATCCTGCTCTTCCCCGAGGAGCCGGCCCTGCGCCAGCAAGCGGCTCAGCTGTATCTGGAGCTGGAACAGCCCGGGGCGGCGGTGGCCCATCTGGAACGGATGGGGGAGCAATACCTGCAGGCCGGGCGTCTCTCCGAGGCCCAGGCGGTGTATCGCTCCTTGATGCGCCTGAACCCTGCCCAGGCCGAGCGTTACCAGGCCCTGCTGAGCTCCAGCGGATGAGGGCGGGAGGAACGCCGCAGCGCGGCGCGATCCGAAAAGAAGAGGTTGCGGATCCACGTTCGATCGAACAGGTGATGGCGCGTGCGGGATCTGCTCTACCTGCTGGATCAGCTGAGCTGGATCAGTTTGATCGATATCGGGCTGGTGGCCCTCCTCTTTTTCGGGATCCTGTATTCCCTGAAAGGGACGCCGGCGGTCACCCTCGTTCGGGGCCTGTTCATCCTCATCCTGCTCGTGCTCATCCTGAGCGGCCCCCTCCGCTCCCTCCGGGCGATGCGCTGGCTTCTGGAGCGGGCGCTCCCGGCGTTG is drawn from Thermoflexus hugenholtzii and contains these coding sequences:
- a CDS encoding tetratricopeptide repeat protein; translated protein: MGEERLRYEQALQRGHAALWQKQWAAAIAAYREALTVAPEEPEALTGLGLACMEAGRYEEALEAFRQLERLRPEDPAPVWRLAEVHQRAGRAAEAAAHYHRAGRMFADRGDLRRAIQAWAQAVRLDPGRIETLEALARAYRQLDQREAAIRVDLALARAWIQQGDLQRALEAIDAALALDPDHPQALQARDWLRVQLARRTGTGPLPRPTSRAESAEAEQTRAEALWMLAPEEAEAPADPIRRALSQALRELADLVFSEEPGSFSESEWFRIHALLGRAVDAHAQGQLREALAFYEQVRAAGLEHPALPFAIGAALAELRRCEEAASYLRRATDVPTYAFAGLLLLARCEERQGAAASAALRYLEALESLDQELAREESQEVLRERYRFLRSWLPRHPDRQAALLEGARQILESPTWEDRILWIRQALDQWTAGTPFRLTLADALLSPQGERVLLDLGQTYTWAQLGLFYSALEEALRILAGAPFAPLTHLILGQLLVWSRHIPAAANKFRILGAYFLHLEDPYMALAAFEQVTRLAPMDLAALERLLQLAQTLGDAPRALQAFCGLVDAHMQMADLEQAERIGREGLAWASRHGLPGSTLSPLLRRLVEIAVQRLDWNGAIEHLERLRALAPEDLEARWGLVEAYLRANRKDAAVQELQQLVERARAAGRLAEAARNLEELILLFPEEPALRQQAAQLYLELEQPGAAVAHLERMGEQYLQAGRLSEAQAVYRSLMRLNPAQAERYQALLSSSG